In Pseudomonas poae, a single genomic region encodes these proteins:
- a CDS encoding baseplate protein, whose translation MQYDNAVTLSVNGLDYGGWKKVSISAGIERQCRDFTLDISWSPDGPSTMVPVPIKQGDRAQVRIGQDLVLTGYVFATPISYDANQITRGMGGRSKPADLVDSAAINQPGQWSGQSMQAIVQALAGEYGIQVVSQVAEASQISEHTIEPGETVFESIDRLLTLSRLLSTDDEYGRLVIVEPGSGGRTFDRLELGENILDGSMNADFSGVFSEYRVVGQRKRKDEEDGAEASEVQASVTDPRSPRKRVLLIQESGQMTTELADARANWERGNRIGKALMVQYTVQGWRQSNGALWKVNTIVRVVDALLGLDRDMLISEIEYSLDAGGTLAHITVGPLEAFLPEPKDPHKARKLKKGGKADNFEYLIPADWKPE comes from the coding sequence ATGCAGTACGACAATGCTGTGACGCTAAGCGTCAACGGCCTGGATTATGGCGGCTGGAAGAAAGTCAGCATCAGCGCCGGCATCGAGCGCCAGTGTCGAGACTTCACCCTCGACATCAGTTGGTCACCCGATGGGCCATCGACCATGGTGCCTGTGCCAATCAAGCAGGGCGACCGCGCCCAAGTGCGCATCGGCCAGGATCTGGTGTTGACCGGCTACGTCTTTGCTACGCCGATCAGCTATGACGCTAATCAAATTACCCGGGGCATGGGCGGGCGTTCCAAGCCTGCGGATCTGGTCGACAGCGCGGCGATCAATCAGCCCGGGCAATGGAGCGGGCAAAGCATGCAGGCCATCGTCCAGGCGCTGGCGGGTGAGTACGGCATTCAAGTCGTAAGCCAGGTGGCCGAGGCGTCGCAAATCTCCGAGCACACCATCGAGCCCGGCGAGACGGTGTTCGAGTCCATCGACCGGCTGTTGACCCTGTCACGCTTGCTGTCCACGGATGACGAATACGGGCGCCTGGTGATCGTCGAGCCCGGCAGCGGTGGACGCACCTTCGACCGTCTGGAACTGGGCGAGAACATTCTAGATGGCTCAATGAATGCGGACTTTTCCGGGGTGTTTTCGGAATACCGCGTGGTGGGCCAGCGTAAACGCAAGGACGAAGAAGACGGCGCCGAGGCGTCCGAGGTGCAGGCCAGTGTCACCGACCCACGGTCGCCGCGTAAGCGCGTGCTGCTGATTCAGGAGAGCGGGCAAATGACTACCGAGCTGGCCGACGCTCGGGCCAATTGGGAGCGCGGCAACCGCATCGGCAAAGCCTTGATGGTGCAGTACACCGTCCAGGGCTGGCGGCAGTCGAACGGCGCGCTGTGGAAGGTCAACACCATCGTTCGTGTGGTGGATGCGCTGTTGGGTCTGGACCGCGACATGTTGATCAGCGAAATCGAATACAGCCTTGATGCCGGCGGCACGTTGGCGCACATCACTGTCGGCCCGCTAGAGGCCTTTCTACCCGAACCGAAAGACCCGCATAAAGCCCGCAAGCTCAAGAAGGGCGGCAAGGCGGACAACTTCGAATACCTGATACCTGCTGACTGGAAACCCGAATGA
- a CDS encoding phage tail assembly protein has product MAETIDFPLEQPITAHGEEVKVLIIRRPTVQEIRNIKVLPYVLNEAFAPVFDTEAVCKYLAVCCAIPAGSVNQLGLSDLNKLCWVMTSFFMPTSSEPPTS; this is encoded by the coding sequence ATGGCAGAGACAATTGATTTTCCACTGGAACAACCGATCACCGCGCACGGCGAAGAAGTCAAAGTGTTGATTATTCGTCGGCCGACCGTTCAGGAAATCCGCAACATCAAGGTGTTGCCGTATGTCCTCAATGAGGCCTTTGCCCCCGTCTTTGACACTGAGGCGGTGTGTAAATACCTGGCGGTGTGCTGCGCGATTCCGGCCGGTTCGGTGAACCAGTTGGGCCTGTCTGACCTGAACAAATTGTGCTGGGTCATGACCAGTTTTTTCATGCCGACCAGTTCGGAACCGCCGACGAGCTGA
- a CDS encoding phage tail protein has translation MGQKVAGTCYIKVDGDQLVITGGVEVSASKVKRETIVKGFFKEEDVTPSVKVDAIKTPGLNLSKITEGTNMVVTAEFKDGSSYVLSGAYAVDDITFNGDDGKLSLKFEGISGDWQ, from the coding sequence ATGGGCCAGAAAGTTGCTGGTACTTGCTACATCAAAGTAGACGGTGATCAGTTGGTGATTACCGGCGGCGTTGAAGTGTCGGCGTCGAAAGTAAAGCGGGAAACCATCGTCAAAGGTTTTTTCAAAGAAGAAGACGTAACGCCTTCTGTAAAAGTCGATGCGATCAAAACCCCGGGGCTGAATCTGTCCAAGATTACCGAGGGTACCAACATGGTGGTGACCGCCGAGTTTAAAGACGGCAGTAGCTATGTATTGAGCGGCGCCTATGCCGTGGACGACATCACGTTTAACGGTGATGACGGCAAATTGAGCTTGAAGTTCGAAGGCATTAGCGGGGATTGGCAGTAA
- a CDS encoding phage tail protein yields the protein MSVSFNNIPSDIRVPLFYAEVDNSMANSATSTLRRLIVGQVNDDATDDDIGRLVMVSRTSQAIAIAGAGSMLAAMHKLHKDIDVAGEVWCLPLRVATGASAKAAVTVTGTATQAGLLNLYVAGKRVRSIVPEQATETATAAALATAINEARDLPVSAVALAGVVTLTSKFKGELGNDISLSLNRLGRVNGEMTPAGLTVAVTPMAGGVGTPDMAVALAALGDEPFEFITQPWTDASTLDDWRDVMNDSTGRWSWAKQIYGHVYSAKRGSLGQLVAAGRLRNDPHICLGGMEASIPQPVWEVAAQFGARTAVFISADPARPTQTGTMPGIDPAPSSDRFLIDEAQALLGSGIATFNYSGGSMRIQRGVTTYQRNAYDQPDNSYMDSEPLHQSAYVLRFLQNRITSKYGRHKLANDGTSFGPGQAIVTPLVIRGELIAAYGELERMGIVENMELFKANLIVERDATNPNRLNVLFPPDLVNQLRVFALLYQFRLQYSEAA from the coding sequence ATGAGCGTCAGTTTTAACAATATCCCGTCTGATATCCGCGTCCCGCTGTTCTATGCCGAAGTTGATAACTCGATGGCCAACAGCGCCACGTCGACCCTGCGCCGGCTGATCGTCGGCCAGGTCAACGACGACGCCACCGACGACGATATCGGGCGCCTGGTGATGGTGTCGCGCACTTCGCAAGCCATCGCCATTGCCGGCGCGGGCTCGATGTTGGCGGCCATGCACAAGCTGCACAAGGATATCGACGTGGCCGGCGAGGTGTGGTGTCTGCCGTTGCGGGTGGCCACTGGCGCGTCAGCTAAGGCCGCCGTTACCGTAACGGGCACCGCCACCCAAGCCGGTTTGCTTAACCTGTACGTGGCCGGCAAGCGCGTGCGCTCGATTGTGCCGGAGCAGGCGACCGAGACCGCCACGGCGGCGGCGCTGGCCACCGCGATCAATGAGGCGCGGGATCTGCCGGTTTCGGCGGTCGCGCTTGCCGGGGTGGTGACGCTTACCAGCAAGTTCAAGGGGGAGTTGGGCAACGACATTTCGTTGTCGCTGAATCGCCTGGGCCGCGTCAATGGCGAAATGACCCCGGCCGGCCTGACGGTGGCGGTCACGCCGATGGCTGGCGGTGTTGGTACGCCGGATATGGCGGTGGCCTTGGCCGCCTTGGGCGACGAACCGTTCGAGTTCATCACCCAGCCGTGGACGGACGCGTCGACGCTGGATGACTGGCGCGACGTGATGAACGACAGCACCGGCCGTTGGTCCTGGGCGAAACAGATTTACGGCCATGTATACAGTGCCAAGCGCGGTAGTCTTGGCCAGTTGGTGGCGGCCGGGCGTTTGCGTAACGACCCGCATATTTGTCTCGGCGGGATGGAGGCAAGCATTCCCCAGCCGGTCTGGGAGGTGGCGGCGCAGTTCGGTGCGCGTACAGCGGTGTTTATCAGCGCTGACCCGGCGCGACCGACGCAAACGGGCACCATGCCGGGGATCGACCCTGCGCCGTCAAGTGATCGCTTCCTGATCGACGAGGCGCAAGCGTTGCTCGGCAGTGGTATTGCGACCTTCAACTATTCCGGCGGCTCGATGCGGATTCAGCGGGGCGTGACGACGTACCAGCGTAACGCCTATGACCAGCCCGATAACTCCTACATGGACAGCGAGCCGCTGCACCAGTCAGCGTATGTGCTGCGTTTCCTGCAAAACCGCATCACCAGCAAGTACGGCCGGCACAAGCTGGCCAATGACGGCACCAGCTTCGGCCCCGGCCAGGCCATCGTCACGCCGCTGGTGATTCGTGGCGAGTTGATCGCGGCCTATGGCGAGCTGGAGCGAATGGGCATCGTCGAGAACATGGAGCTGTTTAAGGCCAACTTGATCGTTGAGCGCGACGCAACTAACCCGAACCGCCTGAACGTGTTGTTTCCGCCGGATCTGGTCAATCAGTTGCGTGTGTTCGCGCTGCTGTATCAATTCCGTTTGCAGTATTCCGAAGCGGCGTAA
- a CDS encoding phage gp6-like head-tail connector protein, whose product MLTLTQIKEHCRIEVDQTEEDRLLLSYGRAAWRLVANVTGRKLFEVVLPEGATDAQRDDPDFLNTLLPADAPENAVAVDEDLRLAMLLMVAHWRRNREAVTDALSSGLKELPLAFSAITGPYLWITL is encoded by the coding sequence ATGCTGACACTGACGCAAATCAAAGAGCATTGCCGGATCGAGGTCGACCAGACCGAGGAAGACCGCCTGTTACTGAGCTACGGCCGCGCGGCCTGGCGATTGGTTGCGAACGTGACCGGCCGCAAGCTGTTCGAGGTGGTGTTGCCCGAAGGGGCGACAGACGCCCAGCGTGACGACCCCGACTTTCTCAACACCTTGTTGCCGGCTGACGCGCCTGAAAACGCGGTCGCGGTGGACGAGGATCTACGCTTGGCCATGCTGCTGATGGTGGCGCACTGGCGTCGCAATCGGGAGGCGGTCACGGACGCGCTGAGTTCCGGCCTGAAGGAGCTGCCCTTGGCCTTTTCGGCCATCACCGGGCCTTACCTGTGGATCACGCTGTGA
- a CDS encoding phage major capsid protein — MTLKELKALYATKSAEMRSLHESTGDDAWTGETRSKWEAMRTELAGIKEKIEREEELRDNDQAFVEERARNPGTQTPLSDLTGADAEQRSAFDAFLRRGTEGLTAEQRSAVFAMRAQGTNPNEAGGFTVPTTLQARVIEALSTYGGIAAVCQLLNTDNGAPIAWAISNGGEEEGELIGENKAASDKDVEFGMGTLGSYTISSKIIRVSEQLLQDSGIDMEAFLTGRISKRCGRTRNRLIVQGTGAAETADAPAQPKGLEASVSVGLSTASATKFTWQEVNGLIHSVDPAYRAAPKFRLAFNDKTCQAMEEMVDGNNRPLWLPGIDSERPSTILKQQYVIDQAIADIAAGKKFMYAGDFNELILRAVRSLTLKRLVERYAEYGQVGFLAFLRFGIVLQDTAAIKALAGKGAAA; from the coding sequence ATGACTCTGAAAGAACTGAAAGCGCTGTATGCCACCAAATCGGCGGAAATGCGCAGCCTGCACGAAAGCACTGGTGATGACGCGTGGACCGGCGAGACGCGCAGCAAATGGGAAGCCATGCGCACCGAGCTGGCCGGTATCAAAGAAAAGATTGAGCGCGAAGAAGAGCTGCGCGACAACGATCAAGCCTTTGTCGAAGAACGCGCCCGCAACCCCGGCACGCAAACCCCGCTGAGCGACCTTACGGGCGCTGATGCTGAGCAGCGCTCGGCTTTCGACGCGTTCCTGCGTCGCGGCACCGAAGGCCTGACGGCTGAGCAGCGTTCGGCTGTGTTTGCCATGCGCGCCCAGGGCACCAACCCGAACGAGGCCGGCGGCTTCACCGTACCGACCACCTTGCAAGCCCGTGTAATCGAGGCGCTGAGCACCTACGGCGGGATCGCTGCCGTTTGCCAGTTGCTCAACACCGACAACGGCGCGCCGATTGCCTGGGCGATCAGCAACGGCGGGGAAGAAGAGGGCGAGCTGATCGGTGAGAATAAGGCCGCCTCCGACAAAGATGTCGAGTTCGGCATGGGCACGCTGGGTTCCTACACCATCAGTTCGAAGATTATTCGCGTCTCCGAGCAGTTGTTGCAGGATTCCGGTATTGATATGGAAGCCTTCCTGACTGGCCGTATCAGCAAGCGTTGTGGTCGTACTCGCAATCGCCTGATCGTACAGGGCACAGGTGCTGCCGAAACGGCCGACGCGCCGGCCCAGCCTAAAGGCTTGGAGGCGTCTGTAAGTGTTGGGCTGTCCACGGCCAGCGCGACCAAATTCACCTGGCAGGAAGTGAACGGCCTTATTCACTCGGTCGATCCGGCGTATCGTGCCGCGCCGAAATTTCGCTTGGCGTTCAATGACAAGACCTGTCAGGCGATGGAAGAAATGGTCGACGGCAATAACCGTCCGCTGTGGCTGCCGGGCATCGACAGCGAGCGTCCGTCGACCATCCTGAAACAGCAATACGTGATCGATCAGGCAATTGCCGATATCGCTGCCGGCAAGAAATTTATGTATGCCGGTGACTTCAACGAGCTGATCTTGCGCGCGGTGCGTAGCCTGACGCTGAAACGTCTGGTCGAGCGTTACGCCGAGTACGGCCAAGTTGGTTTCCTGGCCTTCCTGCGCTTCGGCATCGTCCTGCAGGACACTGCGGCCATCAAAGCCCTGGCAGGCAAAGGTGCTGCTGCCTAA
- a CDS encoding HK97 family phage prohead protease: MSEIEKRMLPAQQCELRAVQLPDGQAGAPKIAGYAAVFNKRSDVLGGFFVELIAPGAFDDVLTQDTRGLFNHDPNYLLGRTTSGTLRLSVDERGLAYEIDTPDTLTIRDLVVAPIARGDMSGSSFAMRVAPGGDTWHEEDGVVVRTIYKVAELRDVGPVSFPAYPDSSAAQRSLDAWKQAQNEGLEARGVFDRAARERLLNLLDL, encoded by the coding sequence ATGAGTGAAATCGAGAAACGCATGCTGCCCGCGCAGCAGTGCGAGCTTCGTGCTGTCCAGCTTCCAGATGGCCAGGCCGGTGCGCCAAAGATCGCCGGTTATGCGGCGGTGTTCAACAAGCGCAGCGATGTGCTGGGCGGCTTCTTTGTCGAGCTGATCGCCCCGGGCGCCTTCGACGACGTGCTGACCCAGGACACGCGCGGCCTGTTCAACCACGACCCCAACTATCTGTTGGGTCGCACCACCAGCGGCACGCTGCGCCTGAGTGTCGACGAGCGCGGTTTGGCTTACGAAATCGACACCCCGGACACCTTGACAATTCGTGACCTGGTCGTCGCGCCGATTGCGCGCGGTGACATGTCTGGCAGCAGTTTCGCCATGCGCGTGGCCCCGGGTGGCGACACCTGGCACGAAGAAGACGGCGTCGTCGTTCGTACCATTTACAAGGTCGCCGAGCTGCGCGACGTAGGGCCGGTGTCCTTTCCGGCTTACCCCGATTCAAGCGCTGCACAGCGCTCGCTGGACGCCTGGAAACAGGCACAAAACGAAGGCCTTGAAGCCCGCGGCGTATTCGACCGTGCTGCCCGTGAGCGCCTGCTTAACCTGCTGGACCTTTAA
- a CDS encoding phage portal protein, giving the protein MENPAVSLSSQELGELLSGGNGIHVSPETAQKLTAVYACIYVLSSTLAQLPINVLRKVNGTIVAGTDHPAHYLLHDEPNMWQTSYKWRETKQAHTLGWGNGYSRLVRGRRGELEGIELCMPQHTQLLRNGRRWIYSTLDDDSQPLAVAPEDMVHVRAIGSNGKLGISPIRQNAETIGLGLAAVRYGKEFFEGGGRPTGIVTLKGDVKTDGWERLKKAWNGAVSKLSQSENKTLLLPADLDYKALTIAPEDAQFLETRKLTRSEIAGMFNVPAHMINDLEKATFSNISEQAIQFVRHSIMPWIVNWEQEINRKVFTRAERLAGYYVKFNLAGLLRGTPTERAEFYSRAILDGWMTRNEVRVFEDMNPIIGLDSMLINVNARLLGPDGLPLPVTQQE; this is encoded by the coding sequence ATGGAAAACCCAGCGGTGTCGCTGAGTAGCCAGGAGCTGGGCGAGTTGCTGAGCGGCGGCAATGGCATACACGTCAGCCCCGAGACGGCGCAGAAGCTGACGGCGGTGTATGCCTGTATCTATGTGCTGTCCAGCACGCTGGCCCAGTTGCCCATCAACGTGCTGCGCAAGGTTAACGGAACGATCGTTGCCGGCACAGATCACCCGGCGCATTACCTGCTGCACGACGAGCCGAACATGTGGCAAACGTCGTACAAATGGCGTGAAACCAAACAGGCGCACACGCTGGGCTGGGGCAACGGCTACAGCCGCCTGGTGCGCGGCCGGCGTGGTGAGCTTGAAGGCATTGAGTTGTGCATGCCGCAACACACGCAACTGCTGCGCAATGGTCGCCGCTGGATCTACAGCACCCTTGACGATGATAGCCAGCCGTTGGCGGTGGCGCCGGAAGATATGGTGCATGTTCGGGCCATCGGCTCGAACGGCAAACTGGGCATCAGTCCGATCCGGCAGAACGCCGAAACCATCGGCTTAGGCCTAGCCGCCGTGCGTTATGGCAAAGAGTTTTTCGAGGGCGGCGGCCGGCCTACGGGCATTGTCACGCTAAAGGGCGATGTAAAGACGGATGGTTGGGAGCGCTTAAAAAAGGCTTGGAACGGCGCGGTTAGCAAGTTGAGCCAGTCGGAAAACAAAACGCTGCTGCTGCCGGCGGATCTGGATTACAAGGCGCTGACCATTGCCCCGGAGGATGCCCAGTTTCTGGAGACGCGCAAGCTGACCCGAAGCGAAATCGCCGGCATGTTCAACGTGCCGGCACACATGATCAACGATCTGGAAAAGGCCACCTTTTCCAACATCAGCGAGCAGGCCATTCAGTTCGTGCGGCACTCGATCATGCCGTGGATTGTGAACTGGGAACAGGAGATCAACCGTAAGGTGTTCACCCGGGCCGAGCGCCTGGCTGGCTACTACGTCAAGTTCAATTTGGCCGGTCTGTTGCGCGGCACGCCGACCGAGCGCGCCGAGTTCTACAGCCGCGCGATTCTCGACGGATGGATGACCCGCAACGAGGTGCGGGTGTTTGAAGACATGAACCCGATCATCGGCCTGGATTCGATGCTGATCAACGTCAACGCCCGCCTTCTTGGCCCGGACGGCTTGCCGTTACCCGTAACGCAACAGGAATAA
- a CDS encoding HNH endonuclease: MPPKSKRPCRSPMCPGKTQDSSGFCEVHRHLASGWAKPDRGTAEQRGYDWAWRKKRAAVLKRDRYLCQCDDCKGCHLPASEVDHITPKSRGGTDDFCNLQSLNIDCHKAKTQREAVEARLGHFGERVGKGSENAPKSGAGRGGVNRCSFSPSPPLAQPFTHDREIKKFVLLKFVEGFDVWHEVAP, encoded by the coding sequence ATGCCGCCAAAATCCAAGCGTCCGTGCCGCTCGCCAATGTGTCCGGGCAAGACCCAGGACAGTAGCGGTTTCTGTGAGGTGCACAGGCACCTGGCCAGCGGCTGGGCCAAGCCGGATCGAGGCACTGCCGAACAGCGCGGGTATGACTGGGCATGGCGCAAGAAGCGTGCGGCTGTCCTCAAGCGCGACCGCTATCTGTGCCAATGCGATGACTGCAAGGGTTGTCACCTTCCGGCATCAGAAGTCGATCACATAACACCTAAATCACGGGGTGGAACTGACGATTTCTGCAATTTGCAGTCGCTAAACATCGACTGTCACAAGGCCAAAACGCAAAGGGAAGCGGTCGAAGCACGTCTCGGCCACTTCGGCGAACGTGTAGGCAAAGGTAGCGAAAATGCACCCAAAAGTGGCGCGGGGAGGGGTGGGGTAAATCGCTGCAGCTTTTCGCCTTCTCCACCGCTCGCCCAGCCTTTTACGCACGACCGCGAAATTAAAAAATTCGTACTTTTGAAATTCGTAGAGGGTTTTGACGTATGGCACGAGGTCGCCCCCTAA